In the genome of Fusarium poae strain DAOMC 252244 chromosome 1, whole genome shotgun sequence, the window TGGCACTCCCGATCGCTGTACTCCCCTCCCTACAACTTgacagaaagaagaagatagGGCTGGGGATTGTCTTCTCCCTGGGTGTCATTATTATCACTGTCGCCGTTGTCCGTATGTCCCAAGTCATCGTGAAACGACAGGTCGACCTTGTCGGATTAGCTATCTGGGGTGCTGTCGAAACAGCCACATCTCTTGTCGTCGGCTCACTTCCAGCCCTTAAAGGCCTTCTCAGTCGAAGCATCAAGAAGTACACTACTTCGAGAAGCGGACGATCGGACCCCACAGACTACAGCAGCCAGCCGTCTCACGCTCGACGAGGCGTTGGTTCGTCGATGGCGCCAAAGGACATAACAGGCTCAGACTGCTTTCCATTGGACGATGTTCACAGGAGCGAGCAATTTGATGGAGGAATCTGTGTGCACAAGACTTTTGACCTGGCTACTGAAGTGGATGACAACTCTTCACGgggagaagatgaggagCTGGCTATCATTCGAGGGCCTGTGAAACGTTAATGAAGGAGCGTGTACAATAGAGATAAAAAATACAATTTCATATTCTAGTTCAACTTGATCCCTCATCAATTCAATGACGTTGTTTGTATCTTAATGCTGCAACTACATAAACTCTCTCCACTGTCTAACAACTTCATAGAGACTATCATTATGACCAACATTTCCAGGAAACACGACATAGTTCAACCCCGGCCACTTGGATTCAGGCTCATCACATCGCCACATCGGCACTCCAGGTGCAGCTTGGCCGACAATGAGAGCTCGCTTCATCCTCAATCCCTTTGTAGCCATATCGGAAGATGTAATACCTCCCTTTGCAATGATGTAACGCGGCTTCTGCTCCAAGTTCTGAAGGAACGAGACCAATGCTTTGGCTATCGTGGAGCCAATATCCAAGCTCTCCACTTCATCTTTTCCAACAATTAGTTCTCTGCTGGTCATGATGAGTACATCTTGACCGTTTTTGATCTTCTGAGTAGCGAGTTCGATAGCATTTGATACATCTCGCTTGGCTGACTCATCCGACTTGAGGAGTTCTTTGACGTTTAGAGTAATAGTTGTCAGATTGTCTCCCGATTTGGTGACCAAAGAATCCAACTGTGCAGTCGTCTTGGGAACGTATGAGCCTGCTATAATCAGACCACCAACGTCCTTTGACAAACTC includes:
- a CDS encoding hypothetical protein (TransMembrane:2 (i21-44o50-73i)), with amino-acid sequence MALPIAVLPSLQLDRKKKIGLGIVFSLGVIIITVAVVRMSQVIVKRQVDLVGLAIWGAVETATSLVVGSLPALKGLLSRSIKKYTTSRSGRSDPTDYSSQPSHARRGVGSSMAPKDITGSDCFPLDDVHRSEQFDGGICVHKTFDLATEVDDNSSRGEDEELAIIRGPVKR